Part of the Candidatus Saccharimonadia bacterium genome is shown below.
CCTTGCCCTTGTGCCTGGCGCATCATGAAGTAGAAGAAGGCGATAATGAGCGCGATGGGGCCGACGGTGATGAGTAGCTGAAACCAAATACTGCCGGTGCCGCTGTCACTGCCTTTGACGCGCGTGGTGACCTTGGTGGTATCGATACCGTAATCCTTGAGGGTGGCCGAACTTTCTTTGTTGGTGACCTGCTTGGGGGCAGTGGGGTCTTTGAGCGTAGCGGTGAGTTTGTTGCCGTCGACCTCGATACTGTCGACCTGACCGCCCTTGGCCTCGTCGACGAGCTGCGAGAGCGAGACGTTTTCGGTGCGCACGGCGGGCAGAGATACCACCACCAAGACAGCAGCCACTAAAATGGCGCCGACGAGGAAGAGGAAGCTGCGGGTATTTTTCTTCATTTTCATGGGTTACCAACTTTCGTTAGAGTACGTAACTATAACACTTCGGCGCCTGAGGTACAGGGGGCAGCCGAAATACCCATACAGTATACCTTATAGCGGGCGGTTTGTGGTGAGGACGATTATGCCTTTCTTGAGCATAAGGACGATGCCCTGGCGCAGGGGACGGTGGGTGCCGGTGCGGCCGGTGCGGGCGAAGGCGGCGACTTCGGCGATGAGCCGGCGATCGAGCTGTACGCCCGGGGCCAGGCGACGGGCGGTGGCCAGAATGAGCTCTTGGAGCTCGGCTAGGGTGAGCGTGTGGATGACTTCGCGTGAGAACGAGTAGATTTGGGGTTCGATGTGGGCCGCGCTTAGCATTTCGCCGAGGGTTTCGTCGATGGCGGTGTTTCGGGCGGCGAGCTCGGTGATGAGGCCGAGGTAGTGCGCACGCCACGCGTCGGGAGCGCCGGCGAGCAGGCGGTGGCGGAGAAGATTACGAGGGTTGGTGAGATCGGCGTTGGTGGGATCTTCGCGCCAGCTGACCTTGTGAGCGACGGCGTAGCGGCGTAGCGGCGTGCGCGAGACGCCGATGAGGGGGCGCAGGATCGCAGGACTGAGGGCCATCGGCGCCAGGCCCAGCCGGCCGCTGCCGCGCGCGAGGTTGAGGAGGCTGGTTTCGAGCTGGTCGTCGGCGTGGTGCGCGATGAGGACGGCTGCAGCGTGGTGGCGCGCACGGACCGCCTGGAGCCAGTCGTGGCGCGCCGTCCGCGCGGCCGCTTCGCTGGCGCGGCCGAGGTGCGCCGCATGCTGCTCGAACGGCAGGCCATAGCGAGCGGCGGTGGTGGCCACAAAGGCGGCGTCGGCGGCAGAGGTAGCGCGCAGGCCGTGGTCGAAATGCGCCACTACGAGTTCATAATGGCGCGACGCGGCGGCCTGGGCCATGAGGTGCAGTAGCACCATGGAGTCGGCGCCGCCGGAGATGGCCAGAATGTAGCGGCCGGGGGGCGGCCATTGGATGAGCTCGTTCATGGTGGCCATGATACAGGGATTTACCGTCTATACTCCAACTATTCCATTTTTCGGAATAGTACTCAGATGCATGAAAATTTAT
Proteins encoded:
- the tilS gene encoding tRNA lysidine(34) synthetase TilS, which encodes MNELIQWPPPGRYILAISGGADSMVLLHLMAQAAASRHYELVVAHFDHGLRATSAADAAFVATTAARYGLPFEQHAAHLGRASEAAARTARHDWLQAVRARHHAAAVLIAHHADDQLETSLLNLARGSGRLGLAPMALSPAILRPLIGVSRTPLRRYAVAHKVSWREDPTNADLTNPRNLLRHRLLAGAPDAWRAHYLGLITELAARNTAIDETLGEMLSAAHIEPQIYSFSREVIHTLTLAELQELILATARRLAPGVQLDRRLIAEVAAFARTGRTGTHRPLRQGIVLMLKKGIIVLTTNRPL